One stretch of Simkaniaceae bacterium DNA includes these proteins:
- a CDS encoding aconitate hydratase, protein MGKNVTQKLIESHLVSGKMVAGEEIGLKIDQTLAQDATGTMVMLELEAMKLDRAKTEISCQYVDHNLIQTDFKNPDDHLFLYSACQKFGIWYSKAGNGVSHPVHMERIGIPGKTMVGSDSHTCAAGSLGMLAIGTGGLEVALAIAGQPFYVAMPQIMGVKLTGSLPDWVSAKDIILEMLRRHDVKGGVGKIIEYYGPALKGLTAMDRHVVANMGAELGATTTVFPSDEVTRAFLSQQGRENEWVEMLADPDATYDLHDEIDLSRLEPLIACPSSPGNVVPVREVAGQPIFQSMIGSSANPGMRDFVIPALIIKGKKALDHVSLDINPSSRQILDNLARDGHLADLIEAGARIHQAGCNGCIGMGQAPATKKISLRTNPRNFPGRSGTKEDLVYLCSPETAIASAMTGVITDPRTLDMPYPRYEESATLNIVDALTPPSKTKEKCELIMGPNIKPLPHFDQLTDHVKGPVLLKMGDNVSTDEILPAGTKVLPFRSNIPEISKFTFSQVDEHYYTRAMKHQAEGSILVGGENYGQGSSREHAAIAPRYLGVKAVIAKSYARIHRKNLINFGIVPLVFESSDDYDSIDQDDILEISHIRERIEKGQEIEVRNVSKKRTFKAACPLTERNRKSLLAGGLINVVLKEGHE, encoded by the coding sequence ATGGGAAAAAATGTCACACAGAAGCTGATCGAGAGCCATCTCGTCTCAGGAAAGATGGTTGCCGGGGAAGAAATTGGTCTAAAAATTGATCAAACACTAGCTCAGGATGCTACGGGCACAATGGTGATGTTAGAGCTTGAGGCGATGAAACTCGATCGAGCAAAAACGGAAATATCTTGTCAGTATGTTGACCACAATTTAATCCAAACAGATTTTAAAAATCCCGATGATCATTTATTTTTATATAGTGCCTGTCAAAAATTTGGGATTTGGTATTCGAAAGCGGGGAATGGGGTGTCTCATCCTGTGCATATGGAAAGAATCGGTATTCCCGGAAAGACAATGGTGGGATCCGATAGCCATACTTGTGCGGCGGGAAGTTTGGGAATGCTCGCGATTGGGACGGGGGGGCTTGAAGTGGCACTTGCTATTGCAGGACAGCCCTTTTATGTGGCGATGCCTCAAATTATGGGTGTCAAATTAACGGGATCACTTCCGGATTGGGTGAGTGCAAAGGATATCATCTTAGAAATGCTCAGACGCCATGATGTAAAAGGGGGCGTTGGCAAGATCATTGAGTATTATGGACCCGCCCTTAAGGGCTTAACTGCGATGGATCGCCATGTTGTTGCCAATATGGGAGCAGAATTGGGTGCAACGACAACCGTATTCCCCTCAGATGAAGTAACGCGCGCCTTTCTGAGCCAACAAGGGCGTGAAAATGAGTGGGTTGAAATGCTTGCCGATCCCGATGCAACCTATGATTTGCATGATGAGATTGATTTATCGCGCCTCGAACCTTTGATCGCCTGTCCATCGAGTCCGGGAAATGTTGTGCCCGTAAGAGAGGTTGCCGGTCAACCCATTTTTCAATCGATGATCGGTTCGTCAGCCAATCCCGGGATGCGCGATTTTGTCATTCCCGCTCTGATTATTAAAGGTAAAAAGGCATTGGATCATGTCTCTTTAGATATTAACCCTTCCTCTAGACAAATCCTCGACAATCTCGCACGCGATGGCCATCTTGCCGATTTAATTGAGGCGGGCGCGCGCATCCACCAAGCCGGATGCAACGGTTGCATTGGAATGGGGCAAGCACCTGCAACAAAAAAGATTTCTCTCAGAACAAATCCCCGTAACTTTCCCGGGAGATCGGGGACAAAAGAAGATCTCGTTTATTTATGTAGCCCGGAGACGGCGATCGCATCTGCAATGACAGGGGTAATTACCGATCCGCGCACGCTCGATATGCCCTATCCCCGTTATGAAGAGAGTGCGACTCTAAATATTGTCGATGCATTGACACCACCATCAAAGACAAAGGAAAAATGTGAACTGATCATGGGGCCTAATATTAAACCCCTTCCCCACTTTGATCAGTTGACAGATCATGTCAAAGGACCTGTTTTGCTTAAAATGGGGGATAACGTTTCAACAGATGAAATTTTGCCGGCAGGAACTAAAGTGCTCCCTTTTAGAAGTAATATTCCTGAAATCAGCAAGTTTACATTTTCACAGGTTGATGAGCATTATTATACTCGGGCCATGAAGCATCAGGCGGAAGGATCCATTCTGGTGGGTGGTGAAAACTACGGGCAGGGATCATCGCGTGAGCATGCCGCTATTGCACCGCGTTATTTAGGGGTGAAGGCAGTGATTGCTAAGAGTTATGCGCGCATTCACCGGAAAAATCTCATTAATTTTGGTATTGTTCCTTTGGTGTTTGAATCAAGTGATGACTATGATTCAATAGATCAAGATGATATCTTAGAAATTTCGCACATCCGAGAGAGAATTGAAAAAGGGCAAGAGATTGAAGTGAGAAATGTCTCTAAAAAAAGGACGTTTAAAGCGGCATGCCCATTAACTGAGCGTAATCGGAAAAGCCTTCTTGCCGGGGGGCTTATCAATGTTGTGCTTAAAGAGGGGCATGAATAG
- a CDS encoding SET domain-containing protein-lysine N-methyltransferase: protein MRRLVIQHNSQEFIETFEKLFNLTYSNHLEFVDEGGLNWLNKRRKKLLRDKGFRLRNQWTSALFKSDFCAQKHPPIEIDEVNALVGLGVFASSPIKALAYVGEYTGVVRPRQKKTDQTNNYAFRYLESRFRVPYLIDAKNKGNFCRFINHSDEPNLLSTSLLIEGVYHIIFFTKRGIEANEQLTYDYGEAYWRARAVPLLL from the coding sequence ATGAGAAGACTCGTCATTCAACACAACTCACAAGAGTTTATTGAGACATTTGAAAAACTCTTTAATTTGACCTATTCAAATCATCTGGAATTTGTCGATGAAGGAGGGCTCAATTGGCTAAACAAACGACGAAAAAAACTTTTGAGAGATAAAGGGTTTCGCCTGCGCAATCAGTGGACTTCGGCTCTTTTTAAATCGGATTTTTGCGCTCAAAAACACCCGCCGATTGAAATCGATGAGGTGAATGCTCTTGTAGGACTCGGTGTTTTTGCCTCGTCTCCGATCAAAGCTTTGGCATATGTAGGCGAATATACGGGAGTTGTGAGACCAAGGCAAAAAAAAACCGATCAAACAAATAACTATGCCTTTCGCTATCTCGAGTCGCGCTTTCGCGTTCCCTATCTCATCGATGCAAAAAATAAGGGGAATTTTTGTCGTTTTATCAATCATAGCGATGAACCCAATCTCCTCTCGACTTCCCTTTTGATTGAAGGGGTCTATCACATTATTTTTTTCACAAAAAGGGGCATCGAGGCCAATGAGCAGCTGACCTATGATTATGGGGAGGCATATTGGAGAGCAAGAGCAGTGCCCTTACTCCTCTGA
- a CDS encoding type I 3-dehydroquinate dehydratase — MLFLSLKTISDAHFAQLNRYLHRLDGVELRFEHIDLATFEKIKKWMKTKKCKVIFAWKMAVDLVWMERLLALQPDYFDIDHQVDDEGVQCLQDKYPKSAWIISHHDFEKMPHNLLAILSQMRQKKGQFYKLALFSQSSLDALWMLSVLKNERDVIAIAMGEHGRLSRALAPIRGAPINYTCLPNERSAPGQIDVDELFEVYHYDRLGVHTQLYGLIGDPVEFSYSHITHNDLFYKLNLPALYLKISVSSENFSKAIAYLNALGFKGLSITTPLKEIAYAHTECVEEEAVQAINTYVLNKAINTDGKGAVDLIERRKPIYGMRILVLGAGATAQAIICEIKKRGGEPIVWNRTMSRAKELAKRYDCPFYQGQVYDCIVQATSCGFGGDSQSEEILSLIRPNCLALEVIANPVKTPFLNEVERLGGECIPGIQMFARQAAYQFHAWLQLDIEKAYMLLYEKLTEILYEKTRHSTQLTRVY; from the coding sequence ATGCTTTTTTTATCTTTAAAAACAATTTCCGATGCACACTTTGCCCAACTCAATCGTTATCTTCATCGCCTTGATGGAGTTGAGTTGCGCTTTGAGCATATAGATTTAGCGACATTTGAAAAAATAAAAAAATGGATGAAAACTAAAAAATGCAAGGTGATTTTTGCTTGGAAAATGGCGGTGGATCTAGTTTGGATGGAAAGGCTGCTGGCTCTTCAGCCCGATTATTTTGATATTGATCATCAAGTCGATGATGAAGGTGTGCAGTGTTTGCAAGACAAATACCCTAAATCGGCATGGATTATTTCGCACCACGATTTTGAAAAAATGCCACACAACCTTTTGGCTATTTTATCTCAAATGCGACAAAAGAAAGGGCAATTTTATAAACTTGCCCTTTTTTCACAATCAAGTCTAGATGCTCTGTGGATGTTGTCAGTGCTTAAAAATGAGAGGGATGTGATTGCGATTGCGATGGGCGAGCATGGCCGCCTTTCGCGCGCTTTAGCGCCAATTCGGGGTGCGCCGATAAACTATACCTGTTTGCCTAATGAACGAAGTGCCCCGGGTCAAATTGATGTCGATGAATTGTTTGAAGTCTATCATTATGATCGTTTGGGTGTGCATACTCAGTTATATGGGTTGATTGGAGATCCCGTAGAGTTTAGCTATTCGCATATCACTCATAATGATTTGTTTTACAAACTCAATCTTCCGGCGCTCTATTTAAAAATTTCCGTATCAAGTGAAAATTTTTCAAAGGCGATAGCGTATTTGAATGCGTTGGGATTTAAGGGGCTTTCAATCACAACACCTCTAAAGGAAATCGCCTACGCTCATACGGAGTGCGTCGAAGAAGAGGCCGTTCAAGCAATCAACACCTACGTGCTCAACAAAGCCATCAATACGGATGGCAAAGGGGCTGTTGATTTAATCGAGAGGAGAAAGCCCATTTATGGAATGCGCATTCTGGTGCTTGGCGCCGGTGCGACAGCTCAAGCCATCATTTGCGAAATCAAAAAAAGAGGGGGTGAGCCGATCGTTTGGAATCGAACGATGTCTCGGGCTAAAGAGCTGGCTAAGCGCTATGATTGCCCCTTTTATCAAGGGCAAGTCTATGATTGCATTGTTCAAGCAACAAGCTGTGGATTTGGAGGGGATAGCCAAAGTGAAGAGATCCTCTCTCTCATTCGACCAAATTGTCTTGCGCTGGAAGTGATTGCCAACCCTGTTAAAACGCCGTTTTTAAATGAAGTTGAGCGGCTTGGGGGAGAGTGCATCCCGGGAATTCAAATGTTTGCAAGGCAAGCGGCCTATCAATTTCATGCTTGGCTGCAACTAGATATAGAAAAGGCATATATGCTATTATACGAAAAGTTAACTGAGATACTTTATGAGAAGACTCGTCATTCAACACAACTCACAAGAGTTTATTGA
- the aroB gene encoding 3-dehydroquinate synthase, which yields MSWPKNILVIDKDPFQSELLYTELQKFGNHFAIIADDVVYDLYAKRLREALLARGLIAELFCFPSGECHKTRETKELLENAMLSHGIHRHYALIALGGGVTTDLAGFIASTYMRGLPLINIPTTLLGMVDASIGGKNGVNTSHGKNLIGTFYAPSLIVIAPEFLKTLPETEFKNGLSEIIKYGLIADPSLLKSPLSLSLIQKSIAIKHEIITSDFQDLGQRNLLNFGHTIGHAIERASETCIAHGTAIAMGMIAEARLSPQLTKNDHLFIRSLFDSPLVLPESISKSSLIQALHFDKKKRGSQYRYTCLERIGSATLGWIDEAKIYDLIDWLLITFKPPMAKAFSL from the coding sequence ATGTCTTGGCCTAAAAATATTCTTGTGATCGATAAAGATCCCTTCCAATCAGAGCTACTCTATACTGAGCTTCAAAAATTCGGCAATCATTTTGCAATCATTGCCGATGATGTCGTGTATGACTTATATGCCAAGCGTTTGCGAGAAGCCCTCCTTGCAAGGGGGCTCATTGCAGAGTTGTTTTGTTTCCCTTCGGGTGAGTGCCATAAAACAAGAGAGACAAAAGAACTGTTAGAAAATGCGATGCTATCTCATGGCATTCACCGGCATTATGCATTAATAGCTCTAGGCGGGGGAGTGACAACGGATCTTGCCGGTTTTATTGCCTCTACATATATGCGAGGCCTCCCTCTCATCAACATCCCAACCACACTCCTCGGGATGGTCGATGCGAGCATCGGAGGAAAAAATGGAGTCAACACTTCACATGGCAAAAACCTCATTGGCACGTTTTACGCCCCCTCGCTCATCGTGATTGCACCGGAGTTTCTCAAAACACTCCCTGAAACCGAGTTCAAAAATGGCTTGAGCGAAATTATAAAATACGGACTGATTGCCGATCCCTCTTTACTAAAATCTCCACTCTCCCTTTCTCTCATTCAAAAAAGCATTGCGATTAAACATGAGATCATCACCTCCGATTTTCAGGACCTCGGACAGCGCAACCTTCTTAACTTTGGCCATACGATAGGACATGCTATCGAGCGCGCCTCAGAGACTTGTATTGCTCATGGCACCGCCATAGCTATGGGGATGATTGCCGAAGCGCGCCTATCCCCTCAATTAACAAAAAATGACCATCTCTTCATCCGATCGCTTTTTGATTCCCCTCTTGTTTTACCCGAATCTATTTCAAAGAGCTCCCTCATACAAGCACTTCACTTTGATAAGAAAAAAAGGGGAAGTCAATATCGATATACATGCCTTGAGCGCATTGGATCAGCTACTCTCGGATGGATCGATGAGGCAAAGATTTATGATTTAATCGATTGGCTATTAATCACTTTTAAGCCACCAATGGCAAAGGCATTCTCACTATGA